The following coding sequences lie in one Vanessa tameamea isolate UH-Manoa-2023 chromosome 17, ilVanTame1 primary haplotype, whole genome shotgun sequence genomic window:
- the LOC113394793 gene encoding uncharacterized protein LOC113394793: MADSSPATSIIEGTVKFRDGKKWKSRWCVMRKLSPVADCVHLQLYKDLKERQKNGQTKASLSLQQYLGFESGFTLDKESNTLAILCEDVVPVLAFDTREILIQWRVKVQHNLGSSKEFAAVIISAPTPTGIKAGPVRLHACGPRLALCASRPPEVLALWDIKLLRRFGMVDKRFCVEGGSRCGKGEGLFVFAAEGGRELSELLNIYSHEAHSRLSVASRSGSVLEKRFSDTSSCMDDCFNQSMRSVSPSWAAPGSQTMHCLSDLDTSLDSNEDKFRRPTSLPRCSSCIGKISHLTRSSTMNTPGSIMSPVWTMDNIMEKRSDSDRASIYSRSSGSASEYSVPRSACLLDKSFESKRSSPVGCCTPTVPVKTGNTCQCWQQPKPCCCKKKTFNGPYENYDVPKTPMPLIQEHPVDVISDAASLYDTPKKLKCLIGQSCGCALNETKNDENQTHDNNNTCDTSVNNNIESHSNYVNVTPTSIKPIELSNYANIDRTTLDDFENSLHILRNAGFSQEELDALEDIPEHDDDISTATTNTVHPLTDCCNDHINYMHMEPLEISSSSNSKNFSDNISRISHLSDPTQHSDTDNTISTRRSSSADFTKRHDDDFSINARVCFTPTVIRRTCKTNCINEGVPVLNTDTFNQKDKVFKSPEPKTENILVARFRDAVKIRRSSSVPSKSDKNRDSSSSNDSGVSTGSLKHHKGDFNEFESPITNSKSCKKHKNKSFRNTLTPVHATFLKSNSSDPLKNLTFQFEEVATMTKSNSCEVDTLTRRKKRIGETDSSARHSHVTNKSTSSGASDTSDYMESLSVSSFSSCDASAERHVTRPRSGKEYASLDRAALAADAHAA, from the exons ACTGCGTTCACCTGCAACTGTACAAGGACCTTAAGGAAAGACAGAAGAACGGACAGACGAAAGCGTCGCTGTCACTCCAGCAGTACCTCGGCTTTGAGTCAGGATTTACTTTGGACAAGGAGTCCAACACTCTCGCCATACTATGCGAGGACGTCGTCCCAGTGCTTGCTTTTGATACGAGGGAAATACTTATACAATGGAGAGTTAAG GTTCAACACAATCTAGGCAGTAGTAAAGAATTCGCAGCTGTCATCATATCAGCTCCAACCCCCACAGGGATTAAGGCTGGACCGGTGAGGTTACACGCATGTGGACCCAGGCTTGCATTGTGTGCCTCGCGACCTCCTGAAGTGCTGGCACTTTGggatattaaattgttaag GAGATTTGGCATGGTGGACAAGAGGTTCTGCGTAGAGGGAGGCTCGAGGTGCGGAAAGGGTGAAGGGCTGTTCGTATTCGCGGCGGAGGGCGGCAGAGAACTGTCAGAACTCCTCAACATTTATAGCCACGAGGCCCATTCCCGCTTGAGTGTAGCGTCTAGGAGTGGATCCG ttttagaaAAGCGTTTCTCCGACACGAGCTCCTGTATGGACGACTGTTTCAACCAGTCAATGCGGTCTGTGTCTCCCTCGTGGGCGGCGCCGGGTAGTCAGACCATGCACTGCCTGTCCGACCTCGACACTAGCCTGGACAGTAACGAGGACAAGTTTAGACGTCCTACTTCTCTGCCCAGGTGCTCCAGCTGTATTGGAAAGATCAGTCATTTGACAAG ATCATCTACAATGAACACTCCCGGATCAATCATGTCTCCAGTGTGGACGATGGACAACATAATGGAGAAGCGTTCTGACTCAGACCGAGCCTCCATTTACTCGAGGTCCAGCGGTAGTGCCTCTGAGTACTCAGTGCCTCGCAGCGCGTGCCTTCTTGATAAGAGTTTTGAATCAAAAAGATCCAGTCCGGTTGGTTGCTGCACACCAACCGTGCCAGTGAAGACTGGTAACACTTGCCAATGCTGGCAACAACCGAAACCTTGCTGTTGCAAGAAGAAAACATTCAATGGTCCTTACGAAAACTATGACGTGCCAAAGACGCCAATGCCTTTAATACAG gaGCATCCAGTAGATGTAATCTCTGATGCAGCAAGCTTGTACGATACACCAAAGAAACTGAAATGTCTGATCGGGCAGTCATGTGGCTGCGCCCTCAACGAAACCAAAAACGACGAGAACCAAACACACGACAACAACAATACATGTGATACTAGTGTTAACAACAATATTGAATCGCACTCCAACTACGTCAATGTTACCCCGACATCCATCAAACCGATAGAATTAAGCAACTACGCGAACATAGATAGAACAACATTAGATGATTTCGAAAATTCCCTACACATACTCCGGAACGCTGGTTTCAGTCAAGAAGAATTAGACGCTTTAGAAGATATACCAGAACACGACGATGACATATCTACAGCGACAACGAATACAGTCCATCCTCTGACcgactgttgcaacgatcataTAAACTACATGCACATGGAACCGTTAGAAATCAGCAGCTCTAGTAACAGTAAAAACTTCTCCGACAACATCAGCAGAATCAGTCACTTGTCAGATCCGACCCAACATTCAGACACCGATAATACAATCAGCACGAGGCGTTCGAGTTCCGCAGACTTCACCAAGAGGCATGACGATGACTTCAGCATAAACGCTCGCGTATGTTTTACGCCAACCGTCATAAGGCGAACGTGCAAAACTAATTGTATAAACGAAGGTGTCCCAGTTTTAAACACAGACACATTTAACCAAAAGGACAAAGTGTTTAAATCGCCAGAACCAAAGACAGAAAACATTTTAGTCGCGAGATTCAGGGACGCTGTCAAAATTCGTAGATCGTCAAGCGTTCCGAGTAAATCAGACAAAAACAGAGATTCATCGAGTTCGAACGATTCCGGAGTCTCGACGGGATCCTTGAAGCATCACAAAGGCGATTTCAATGAATTCGAATCGCCGATCACGAATTCCAAATCATGTAAGAAACATAAGAACAAGTCGTTTAGGAACACCCTAACGCCGGTCCACGCGACATTTTTGAAATCCAATTCTTCGGATCCCCTTAAAAACTTGACATTCCAGTTCGAAGAAGTCGCTACAATGACCAAATCCAATTCTTGTGAAGTAGATACATTGACCAGAAGGAAGAAGAGAAttg GCGAGACGGACTCGTCGGCGCGCCACAGCCACGTGACCAACAAGAGCACGTCGTCGGGCGCGTCCGACACGTCGGACTACATGGAGTCGCTGTCCGTGTCGTCGTTCAGCTCGTGCGACGCGTCGGCCGAGCGCCACGTCACGCGGCCGCGCTCCGGCAAGGAGTACGCCAGCCTCGACCGCGCCGCGCTCGCCGCCGACGCCCACGCCGCCTAG
- the LOC113394779 gene encoding SCO-spondin-like: protein MNMNTYICLSVVFYNVVIGNIANEVEMKQNTAGKSKINITLQKVERNYSDNITYDCSRNEVFKLCESCNESCENGTNVCTEPWGGCFCDKKSTEDKYNQCFKYEECSRLKRNDFPVTELPLPYELACGAHQVYSSCRRCDKTCSDPNPPCNSSCIAGCFCDDGYLKAPDGQCILLKNCPQAVITIGSNEPSIDECLPDEVFVWCGWCEGSCSEPTPQCPETTCTQGCLCRPPLLRHYSGLCVEEKDCLPRKCPYSNEEYTCHYGCEARCNAHACTRPRRCHLGCHCKRGLFRNEKGKCVPANECSKQNN, encoded by the exons ATGAATATGAACACGTACATTTGTTTGAGTGTTGTCTTTTATAATGTCGTTATTGGAAATATTGcta ACGAAGtagaaatgaaacaaaatacagcaggaaaatcaaaaatcaacataacattacaaaaagTGGAACGAAATTACTCAGATAATATAACTTATGATTGCTCCCGAAATGAGGTTTTCAAACTCTGCGAATCTTGTAACGAGTCTTGTGAAAATGGCACAAATGTATGTACAGAACCCTGGGGTGGATGTTTCTGTGATAAAAAATCGACGGAAGACAAATATAACCAATGTTTCAAATACGAAGAATGTTCTCGACTAAAAAGGAACGATTTTC CTGTAACCGAACTTCCTCTACCATACGAGTTGGCATGTGGCGCCCACCAGGTGTACAGCTCTTGCAGGAGATGTGATAAAACATGCTCAGACCCAAACCCACCTTGTAACAGTAGCTGTATCGCCGGCTGCTTCTGTGATGATGGCTATCTGAAAGCACCAGATGGACAATGCATCTTGTTAAAGAATTGCCCCCAAG CTGTAATAACGATTGGCAGCAACGAGCCGTCTATAGACGAATGCCTGCCCGACGAAGTGTTCGTCTGGTGCGGCTGGTGTGAAGGGAGCTGTTCCGAGCCGACACCACAATGCCCAGAGACTACGTGCACACAAGGATGTCTATGCCGACCGCCACTATTGCGTCATTATTCTGGCCTTTGTGTTGAAGAAAAGGATTGTCTTCCTC gAAAATGTCCATATTCTAACGAGGAGTACACATGTCATTACGGTTGTGAAGCGAGATGTAACGCGCATGCGTGCACGCGCCCGCGCCGCTGTCATCTTGGATGCCACTGTAAGCGCGGCCTGTTTAGAAATGAAAAGGGAAAATGCGTGCCAGCCAATGAATGCtcgaaacaaaacaattaa